In Terriglobus aquaticus, the genomic window CGGCCTCGTAGAGGCCTGACCGAAACGCTGCCATGAATGCATGAAACGGGCGGATACGCGTCGCACTCGTTGCGCGGTGTACTCGATAGCGTTACGAAGCACGCTGCATGGCGCTGTCCATCGCCACCACCGGAGACCACGACGGAGCGGATATGACGGCCTTGCGTGGACCCCGCTTCCGCGCAACCAGGATGCGTACGCGTTCCAGCAGCTCCACGGGAGAGCATGCACCCTTGGGTAGAAATGCATCGGCCTCTGAGCCGCGTTCGAACTGCGACACGGTGCCGGAGATCATGAGCGTGGGAACACCGGGGCGCACCACGCGCG contains:
- a CDS encoding response regulator, whose amino-acid sequence is MRPRKVILCVDDNEQTLAVRKFLLETRGYRVLTASCAQEALQQLEAPETGTVDLLLCDLIMPHVDGNELVRRARVVRPGVPTLMISGTVSQFERGSEADAFLPKGACSPVELLERVRILVARKRGPRKAVISAPSWSPVVAMDSAMQRAS